A genome region from Gardnerella vaginalis includes the following:
- a CDS encoding pyroglutamyl-peptidase I produces MKQINVVISGFGPYADLSVNPSYEVPLTLEQYSSQGLDLPEDVSVNIKSVMLPISFANAWPQLLETINAQNADIVIATGVKHTARGVQLERCATNIMDATKPDVDNHTPQSVQIVENGPSAYWTRLPLRMILNDFAHDGIASTLSSDAGTYVCNSLFYRLLDWASNNSKKRIIAGFVSFPPVVATHDARHGLPLDSQIKAGQNIIREAVKYYMKPSSLSILLE; encoded by the coding sequence ATGAAGCAAATTAACGTAGTTATTTCAGGATTTGGACCATATGCTGATCTTAGCGTAAACCCGTCTTATGAAGTGCCATTGACTTTAGAACAATATTCAAGTCAGGGGCTTGATCTTCCAGAAGATGTTAGCGTAAATATCAAGTCTGTAATGCTGCCGATTAGCTTTGCAAACGCATGGCCTCAGCTTTTAGAAACGATTAATGCGCAAAATGCGGATATTGTAATTGCAACAGGAGTAAAACATACTGCTCGCGGAGTGCAATTAGAACGGTGTGCCACAAATATTATGGACGCAACTAAACCAGACGTAGATAACCACACTCCACAAAGTGTACAAATTGTTGAAAATGGACCATCTGCGTATTGGACCAGGTTGCCATTACGAATGATTCTAAACGATTTTGCTCACGACGGAATAGCGTCAACACTAAGCTCGGATGCAGGAACATACGTTTGCAATTCGCTGTTTTATAGATTGCTGGATTGGGCGTCGAATAATTCTAAAAAGCGCATAATTGCAGGTTTCGTAAGTTTTCCTCCAGTAGTTGCAACTCATGACGCTAGGCATGGGCTGCCGTTAGATTCGCAAATAAAAGCTGGTCAAAACATAATTCGTGAAGCCGTAAAATACTATATGAAACCTTCATCTTTAAGCATATTGCTCGAGTAG
- a CDS encoding polyphenol oxidase family protein: MQETSVAGMPLAHEDEHGLPIPVTIPVPLGSRAHAVFTTRLGGISECDFASLNLGGKAGDDAKAVFSNRSALQNTLKADLCLVSQVHGRNVFDADTIIHSWNTPYGFDATGFADSKVRIEADAQVSTACSLALGMFAADCLPVLLADSESGVIAAAHCGRKGLMSGVLDSTIEAMCEKGAERSNITAVLGPCICGDCYEVGEEIASDFERRYPQTITQTRFGGVGIDIAEAARIDLALAGVANIVDALPRVTAATQYLAEDEELSTVCDVDREGGTLKSRLQALQNPMCTLENPLWYSHRRAGLAGKSHEGRLLALIVKDK; encoded by the coding sequence ATGCAGGAAACTAGCGTAGCAGGAATGCCACTTGCTCACGAAGACGAGCATGGATTGCCAATTCCAGTCACAATTCCAGTGCCATTGGGATCGCGCGCTCACGCCGTTTTTACAACACGATTAGGTGGAATTTCCGAATGTGATTTTGCGTCGCTTAACCTAGGTGGCAAAGCTGGCGACGATGCTAAAGCTGTGTTTAGCAACCGTTCCGCTTTGCAAAACACTCTTAAAGCCGACTTGTGTCTTGTTAGCCAGGTACACGGCAGGAACGTATTTGATGCAGATACAATAATCCATTCGTGGAACACGCCGTACGGTTTTGATGCAACGGGTTTTGCAGATTCCAAAGTGCGAATTGAGGCTGATGCGCAAGTTTCAACAGCATGCTCACTCGCTTTAGGAATGTTTGCTGCAGATTGCCTACCAGTTTTACTTGCCGATAGTGAATCTGGAGTAATAGCTGCAGCGCATTGCGGACGAAAAGGCTTAATGTCTGGAGTACTTGATTCTACTATTGAAGCAATGTGTGAAAAAGGAGCCGAACGCTCGAATATAACAGCTGTTCTTGGACCATGCATTTGTGGCGATTGCTATGAAGTTGGCGAAGAAATAGCTAGCGACTTTGAACGCAGATATCCACAAACTATAACACAAACGCGTTTTGGTGGAGTGGGAATTGATATTGCTGAAGCTGCCCGCATTGATTTAGCGCTCGCAGGAGTTGCAAATATTGTTGATGCTTTGCCGCGAGTTACAGCCGCAACTCAATATTTGGCAGAAGACGAAGAATTGAGTACAGTTTGCGATGTTGATCGCGAAGGTGGAACGCTGAAAAGTCGCCTTCAGGCGTTGCAAAACCCAATGTGTACGTTGGAAAATCCACTCTGGTATTCTCATAGACGCGCGGGTCTTGCTGGAAAATCACATGAAGGACGATTGCTTGCGCTTATAGTCAAAGACAAGTAG
- a CDS encoding aldo/keto reductase produces the protein MDRTLGSFKTTAIGFGEMPLTIENNLGHDMGIDTINAALDAGCTHIDTAWAYYCSGGEEQTGEKLVREALESWKGDKSSILVATKVGHFRNFTDGKPTWGKDGKPEHLIAHAKESAMALGVDTIDLLYFHRPDPEVPYNESIEAMQQLLDEGVAREIGISNASVEQIDIARGILGEKLVAVQNQYSPVHLENEDTLQYCKKLGIAFVCWSPLGGFRHPYDEHLFDPFRKVADAHKVSYQQVVLAWELAKGNNVFVIPGAHRPATILDSLKAADLQLSDEELAYLG, from the coding sequence ATGGATCGCACTTTAGGGTCATTTAAAACCACTGCTATTGGTTTTGGTGAAATGCCATTGACGATTGAAAACAATCTTGGACACGATATGGGTATTGACACTATTAATGCAGCTCTTGATGCTGGATGCACTCATATCGATACAGCATGGGCATACTATTGTTCTGGCGGCGAGGAACAAACTGGAGAAAAGCTTGTTCGCGAGGCTTTAGAAAGTTGGAAAGGCGACAAGTCTTCTATTTTAGTCGCAACAAAAGTCGGTCACTTCCGCAACTTTACAGATGGAAAGCCAACATGGGGTAAAGATGGTAAGCCAGAGCATTTGATTGCTCACGCTAAAGAGTCGGCAATGGCTCTTGGCGTAGATACGATTGATTTGCTTTACTTCCACAGGCCAGATCCAGAAGTGCCGTATAACGAATCGATTGAAGCAATGCAACAGTTGCTTGATGAAGGAGTTGCGCGCGAAATCGGTATTTCTAACGCATCTGTTGAGCAGATTGACATTGCGCGCGGGATTCTGGGAGAAAAGCTTGTGGCTGTACAAAACCAGTATTCGCCAGTGCATTTAGAAAACGAAGACACGTTGCAGTATTGCAAGAAGCTTGGTATTGCGTTTGTTTGCTGGAGTCCTCTTGGAGGATTCCGCCACCCATACGACGAGCATCTTTTTGACCCATTCCGCAAAGTGGCAGATGCTCATAAAGTTAGCTATCAACAGGTTGTTTTGGCTTGGGAGCTTGCTAAGGGAAATAACGTTTTTGTTATTCCAGGCGCTCATAGGCCAGCTACAATATTGGATAGTCTAAAAGCTGCGGATTTGCAGTTAAGCGATGAAGAATTAGCTTATTTGGGCTAA